A genome region from Paradevosia shaoguanensis includes the following:
- the phnK gene encoding phosphonate C-P lyase system protein PhnK, whose product MSDEPLLRVTGLSKYYGSRLGCADVNFELYPGEVLAIVGESGSGKTTLLNCLSTNLEPTSGLAEYRMRDGVWRNLYELSEAERRFLMRTDWGFVHQNPADGLRMTVSAGANVGERLMAVGERHYGRIRDTAIDWLGRVEIAEDRIDDQPRAFSGGMRQRLQIARNLVTNPRLVFMDEPTGGLDVSVQARLLDLLRSLVGELGLAAIVVTHDLAVARLLSHRMMVMKGGQVIEAGLTDRVLDDPREPYTQLLVSSILQV is encoded by the coding sequence ATGAGTGACGAACCCCTGCTCCGGGTGACCGGGCTTTCCAAGTATTACGGCTCGCGGCTGGGCTGCGCCGATGTGAACTTCGAGCTCTATCCGGGCGAAGTGCTGGCCATCGTAGGCGAAAGCGGCTCGGGCAAGACGACACTGCTCAACTGCCTCTCGACCAATCTCGAGCCGACTTCGGGCCTCGCCGAATACCGGATGCGCGATGGCGTGTGGCGGAACCTCTATGAGCTGTCCGAAGCCGAGCGTCGGTTCCTGATGCGCACGGACTGGGGCTTTGTGCACCAGAACCCGGCCGATGGCCTGCGCATGACTGTCTCGGCCGGCGCCAATGTCGGCGAGCGGCTGATGGCGGTGGGCGAGCGGCATTATGGCCGCATCCGCGATACGGCCATCGACTGGCTGGGGCGCGTCGAAATCGCGGAGGATCGTATCGATGACCAGCCGCGCGCCTTTTCGGGCGGCATGCGGCAGCGGTTGCAGATTGCACGCAACCTCGTGACCAATCCGCGGCTGGTGTTCATGGACGAGCCGACCGGTGGCCTCGACGTATCGGTGCAGGCGCGCCTGCTCGACCTGTTGCGCTCGCTGGTGGGCGAACTTGGGCTGGCGGCGATTGTAGTGACCCACGACCTCGCCGTGGCGCGCCTGCTTTCACACCGCATGATGGTGATGAAGGGCGGGCAGGTGATCGAGGCGGGGTTGACCGACCGCGTGCTCGACGATCCGCGCGAGCCTTACACCCAGTTGCTGGTTTCTTCGATTTTGCAGGTGTGA
- a CDS encoding DapH/DapD/GlmU-related protein, whose product MKNLSERPSVHPTAEVRASDLGRYTEIGERCHVYESVVDDYSYLVRECEVYSARIGKFSNIASHVRINATNHPIERATLHHFTYRAGDYFEDAEHEAEFFVKRKARTVTIGHDTWIGHGVTILPGVTVGDGAVVGSGAVVTKDVAPYTVVGGVPARLIKERFSAKVGERMQKLAWWDWSHAQLRTALDDFRALTGEEFLVKYGG is encoded by the coding sequence ATGAAAAACCTCTCCGAACGCCCCTCCGTCCACCCCACCGCCGAGGTGCGCGCGTCCGATCTCGGCCGCTACACCGAGATCGGTGAGCGCTGCCATGTCTATGAAAGCGTGGTGGACGACTATTCCTACCTCGTGCGCGAGTGTGAGGTCTATTCGGCCCGCATCGGCAAGTTCTCCAACATTGCCAGCCACGTACGCATCAATGCCACCAACCATCCGATCGAGCGCGCCACGCTCCATCACTTCACCTATCGCGCCGGCGACTATTTCGAGGATGCCGAGCACGAGGCCGAGTTCTTCGTCAAGCGCAAGGCGCGCACCGTCACCATCGGCCATGACACCTGGATCGGCCACGGCGTCACCATCCTGCCCGGCGTGACGGTCGGTGACGGCGCCGTCGTCGGCTCCGGGGCGGTCGTTACCAAGGACGTGGCGCCCTACACCGTCGTCGGCGGCGTACCGGCCAGGCTCATCAAGGAGCGGTTCTCGGCCAAGGTCGGCGAACGCATGCAGAAGCTTGCCTGGTGGGATTGGAGCCATGCGCAGCTGCGCACCGCGCTCGATGATTTTCGCGCGCTGACGGGCGAGGAGTTCCTGGTCAAGTACGGCGGGTAG
- the phnL gene encoding phosphonate C-P lyase system protein PhnL — protein MSALLQVKSVAKTFTMHLRGGVVLPVVDNVDFEVNAGECVVLGGPSGAGKSSILKMVYGNYGVDSGEILLMHEGEPVDLASALPRTVLALRRDTIGYVSQFLRTVPRVSALDVVAEPLVVRGVDHEAARAKAQELLARLNLPERLWALPPATFSGGEQQRVNIARGFITDHSVLLLDEPTASLDAANRTIVVEMIAEKKRAGTAMLGIFHDEDVRNVVADRIVDVTGFAARKAA, from the coding sequence ATGAGCGCACTTCTTCAAGTCAAAAGCGTCGCCAAGACCTTCACCATGCATCTGCGCGGTGGCGTGGTGCTGCCGGTGGTCGACAATGTCGACTTCGAGGTCAATGCCGGCGAGTGCGTGGTACTCGGTGGGCCGTCCGGGGCGGGCAAGAGCTCGATCCTCAAGATGGTCTACGGCAATTACGGCGTGGATAGCGGCGAGATCCTGCTGATGCACGAGGGCGAGCCGGTGGACCTGGCCTCGGCCTTGCCGCGTACTGTGCTGGCGCTGCGGCGCGACACGATCGGCTATGTCAGCCAATTCCTCCGCACCGTGCCGCGCGTGTCGGCCCTGGACGTGGTGGCCGAGCCGCTGGTGGTGCGTGGAGTCGATCACGAGGCGGCCCGGGCCAAGGCGCAGGAATTGCTGGCACGGCTCAACCTGCCGGAGCGGCTGTGGGCCTTGCCGCCGGCGACGTTCTCGGGCGGCGAACAGCAGCGCGTGAATATTGCGCGCGGGTTCATCACCGACCATTCGGTGCTGCTGCTGGACGAGCCGACGGCTTCGCTCGATGCGGCCAACCGGACGATCGTGGTCGAGATGATCGCCGAGAAAAAGCGCGCCGGAACGGCGATGCTCGGGATTTTCCATGATGAGGATGTGCGCAACGTGGTCGCGGATCGGATCGTGGATGTGACCGGGTTTGCGGCCAGGAAAGCGGCTTGA
- a CDS encoding alpha-D-ribose 1-methylphosphonate 5-phosphate C-P-lyase PhnJ: MNGAIANYNFAYLDEQTKRMIRRAILKAIAIPGYQVPFASREMPMPYGWGTGGVQVTAAVIGPDDVLKVIDQGADDTTNAVSIRAFFAKTAEVRTTTHTKEATIIQTRHRIPEVPLTEGQILVYQVPIPEPLRFLEPRETETRKMHALEEYGLMYVKLYEDIAKHGEIATTYAYPVKVEGRYVMDPSPTPKFDNPKMHMTGALQLFGAGREKRIYAVPPYTNVVSLDFEDHPFEVQKFSEPCALCGATGVYLDEVVLDDKGGHMFVCSDTDHCEDRREHGHRGALAGHDLEAAQ; the protein is encoded by the coding sequence ATGAACGGCGCGATCGCGAACTACAACTTTGCCTATCTCGACGAACAGACCAAGCGCATGATCCGCCGGGCGATCCTAAAGGCGATCGCCATTCCCGGCTACCAGGTGCCGTTCGCCAGCCGCGAAATGCCGATGCCCTATGGCTGGGGCACGGGCGGCGTGCAGGTGACGGCGGCGGTGATCGGGCCCGATGACGTGCTCAAGGTCATCGACCAGGGCGCGGACGACACCACCAATGCCGTCTCGATCCGGGCGTTCTTCGCCAAGACCGCCGAGGTGCGCACCACCACGCACACCAAGGAAGCCACGATCATCCAGACGCGCCACCGCATCCCGGAAGTGCCGCTGACCGAGGGCCAGATCCTCGTCTACCAGGTGCCGATCCCCGAGCCGTTGCGCTTCCTCGAGCCGCGCGAGACCGAGACGCGCAAGATGCATGCGCTTGAGGAATATGGGCTCATGTACGTCAAGCTCTACGAGGACATCGCCAAGCACGGCGAGATCGCCACGACCTATGCCTATCCGGTCAAGGTCGAGGGCCGCTACGTGATGGACCCGTCGCCGACGCCCAAGTTCGACAATCCCAAGATGCACATGACCGGGGCTCTGCAGCTCTTCGGGGCAGGGCGCGAGAAGCGGATCTACGCCGTGCCGCCCTATACCAACGTGGTCAGCCTCGACTTCGAGGATCACCCGTTCGAGGTGCAGAAGTTCTCCGAGCCTTGCGCGCTGTGCGGGGCGACGGGCGTCTATCTCGACGAGGTGGTGCTCGATGACAAGGGCGGGCACATGTTCGTGTGCTCGGACACCGACCATTGCGAGGACCGGCGTGAGCACGGCCATCGCGGCGCCCTGGCGGGCCATGACCTTGAGGCTGCGCAATGA